CCCGGTCTGTGCGGTGAATCCCGCGCTGGGCAACGAAACGCTGCTGCCGCTGGTACCGGCCCCGCGCGCGAAACACGTCGTCGTCGTCGGCGCGGGCCCCAGCGGACTCGAGGTCGCGCGGCTGGCCGCTGAGCGCGGACACCGCGTCACCGTGCTGGACAAATCCGACCGTCTCGGTGGCACGCTCTGGTTCTCCAGCCTGACCACACCGGACAACCAGCGGCTGCTGACGTGGCTGCGGACCGAGGTGAAGCGCCTGGGCGTCGACATCCGGTTGCGGACCGAGGCGACCGTCGCTGTGCTCGCGAACCTGAAACCCGATGTGGTCGTGGTGGCCACCGGTGCGGTGCGCGAGCGCCCGGCCGTCCCCGGCAGCACGCTGCCGCACGTACACACCGGCGACTCACTGCGCGCGCTGATGACCGGTTCCGGTGACGTCTCCGAAGCGCCGCCGCTGCTGCGGCTCATCGCCAGGCTGGGCAAGCTGTCCGGCATCACCGCAAGCCCCGCCGCGATCCGCGCGGTGACCCGGAAATTCCTGCCGATGGGTAAGAACGTCGTCGTGATCGGCGGGTCGCTCGTCGGGCTCGAGCTCGCGGAGTTCCTGGCCGAGCGGGGGCGCACCGTGACACTGCTCGAAGAAGGCCGCCAACTCGGGGTGCCGATGGCGATGCCACGTCGGTGGACGGCCGTGCGTCATGCGGGTGAGGCGGGCGTGACGATGCACCGGCAGGCGACCGTGCGGCGAATCACCCGGGATCATGTCGAATTCCGCGTCGGCGACCGGATATCGACCGCCCCGGCCGACATGGTCGTCGTGGCCTCCGGGGTTTCGGCGCGGGCGCCGCTGGCCGATGCGCTCGAGGGCGTGGTGCCCGAAGTGCACGTGGTCGGCGATGCGGCCGAGGTCGACTACATCGAGGGTGCGATTCGTACCGCGTGGCAGGTCGGTACGAGATTGTGAGGTCCGGTCCCCTACAGCCGGACGAGTGTGCGCACCCCCCAGCGCAGCCCCCGCCCGGTCCCGACCAGGAGGACGACGATCAACGCCGAGCCGAGCAGGCAGCGCAGCCAGTACCCCGCACCGGCCGGCGCCATCCCCATCGCCGCGTGCATACCGTTCTGCCACGCCGCGGCGCGCACCGCGGTCGCCGTCGCCACGAATCCGCAGATCAGCAGCACCGGCACCCGATGCCGGCCGAACCGCGCGTCGACGTCGATTCGCCAGCGCCCCAGCACCATTCGCACCAGCGCCACGATTCCGATGGCGAATGCGACCGGCACCCCGGTCATGATGGCCTGCGATACCGAGGTGCGCGGCAGGACGGCCGGCAGCAACGACACCACGACCGCGGCGGTGACGGCCGCGACCGTATCGATGCGGGGCCGGGTCAGGATGGGCCGGTGGCGACGCGGGTCCGGATTCTTCGACGGCTGATCCGGACGATCCGCGGTGGCGGGAGACACAGCGGTAACAGTGGTCATCAGGCGGCACCGGCCTCGACGACAGCACCGGCCGCGCGGCGGCGGCCCAGGCGCCGCCATGTCACCACACCGACGATCACCGCGACGACCGACCCCAGCGCGGTGGGACCGCCGATATGCAGTAGCTGGTCGTTGAGCCGCTCACCCGACAGCTCCGTGCCGAACAGGTACTCCGGATCCGGTGTCGCGTAGTTCTGCCGCCGGGAGTTGAGGTCGACTCCGGTGGTGGCGACGGTGGCCAGCACATCGCAGCGGGCGCGAGCCGCGGCGTCGGGCCGGGTGTCGCAGGCGGCGTGCATGCGCCGCTGGAGCATGGCATCGATCGCCTGGCGCGCCCAAGGACGCAGCGGCTGCTGCCGTTGCTCGGCGTATCGCAGCATGTCGTAGCCCAGATCGTGGGCCTTGCACGCCTCGGTGAACTCCTCGGGGAGTTGGATCGGCGACGAGCAGTCGCCCTGGGGGTCGACCAGCAGACCGCCCTCGACCGCCGGGCGGTAGCCGGCCCCGGCGGCGAAATCCGCGGGCACGCTGACCGACCACGGATGATCGCCGACCAGATCGATCACCGCGGCACGGGCCGACGGATTCTCCACGCCGGGCTTGGTCACCGCCGCCGACGCGGGCATGGCGGGCGCGAAGGCCAGCGGCACCATCGCGGTCATGGCCGCGAGCACCAGCGAACCGACCACTTGCCGCACCCGGCCCGGACGTCGCTGGGAATCTCGGGATGCGGCGAGCGGTGGCTCCGGCGGTGTGTCGTGCCCGGCCGGACCCGGTGATGCGTCGGTCATGGATGCCGAAGGTAACCGATGGAGATGAGAAAGACCGACTCGCTGCGAAGATGTTTACTCTCACGCGCGGCGGGTACCGTGTCCCGCGCCACGTCGGCGATGGTCGCCGAGCAGGTCGCGGGCGGTCCCGCCGGGTCGACTACCGCGCTGCGATCGGCGCGGTCACCTGGCGGTTATCGGTCTTCGCGCCGGCGAATCTCGTTCTCGATCAGATCGAGGAATCCATCGACTTCCTCCTCGTCGTATCCGCGGCGGCCGAAGGACGGCTTCGAGAATGCGATAAGACGAATATCGGTGGACGTGATCGTGAGAGTCCCTCGTCGGAATTCCTGCTCGATCCGCTCGAGAAAGGAATCGACCTGGTCCTGTGCGTAACCCCGGCGACCGAGGGCGGGCTTGCCGAATGCGACATCGCGAATGTCGTCGGCCGTGAGCCCACCGTAGGAATCGCGCGACCGATCCCCGTGCATGAATCCCCCTCGATGCTTCGAATCATCCCTTCGACCAGCGTACCGTCGCGACGCGGGGCACAGCCCGAGCCGAGATCCCCGGTGCGGTGGGCTCAATCCCGCATCAATCCGATCCAGATGTAGTCGCGGGCCCGGGTCAGGGCCACCATGGTCTGGCGTGCCGCCAGCTCCGCGCGGTCGCGCTTACTGCCGGTGAGGCGATCGACCGGCCCGGTGGGCGCATCGGTGAGGTGGAAGACCGCGGCGAAATCCATCCCCTTCGCGCGATGAACGGTGCCCACCTTCACCGCGTCGTGCTGGGTTCCGTCGTATTGGGCGAGCGAGAGGGTGGGAATCTTCGTGCGCCGCAATGCCGCCCGGATACGGTCGGCCTGGCGGTTGGTATCGGTGACGACCGCGACATCCGCGTGTAGGAAGCCCGAGTCGGTGAGCGCCGCGAGCAGCCGGGCTTCGGCCCGCGATCGCGGGAAGGTTTCGGCTTTCGCCGTGCCGCCGGGCAAAACGACATCGCTGTCGCGCAGGACGAAACCGGGGGCGCCGTCGAGATCGTCGACGATATTGGTGGCGTCGACTCGCTTGGCGTAGTCGTGCACGGCCGCGCGATTGCGATAGTTGGTGCGCAGGACAGCGCCGCGGCCCACGATCGGAATGCCGGCATCGGACAGCCGCCAGCCGCCGGGATACACCTGCTGCTGGCCGTCGCCCACCAGCAGTAACGGCGATGTCGAGGTCCCACCGGCGATCTGGTGGACCAGTTTCAGTTCCATGAGGGTGAAGTCCTGCACCTCGTCGACCACGACCAGGTCGTAGGGATCGTCGAGGGGTGCGGCGCGCAGCTCGTCGATCGCCGTGTCGATGACATCGTTGAAATCCACCACCCCGAGATCGCGCAACGTCGCCTGATAGGGCACGTACAGGTGGTTCCAGACCAGTTCGCGTTGAGATCGGTCCAGCCGCAGCCGGTTTCGGCCCACCCGGTCGATCTTGACGTACAGCTCGAGATCGTCGATCCCCTGCCCCTTCAGGACTCGATGCAGTTCGTCCTTCCAGTAGCTCGGATTGGGCTCGATCGGTTCCAGATGCCGCCGGGCGTGCCGCCAGGCGTGGTAGAAGGCGTTGTCGCCGCTGGGCATGCGGAATTCGATATCGCGACTGTCGAGCAACTGCCTGGTCCACGCGTGGAGCCCGATGAACTGCACGCGTTCGCCCGCATACGGCGCCAGCCGCCGGAAGGCGGATTCGTGGTAGGTCGGCAACGTCCGCACGAAGCTGGTGAACAACTGCCGTCCGGCGCCCTGTTTGGACAACCGCGCCATGCGATGCAGCGCGGCGACCGTCTTGCCGGTACCCGCCGGACCGCTGAATCTCGCGGGCCCGTTGTAGTTCCGGTACACCAGGTCGAGCTGGTCCGGATCGAGGAAGGTCATCCATTCGCTGAACGGTCGCTTCAGGGCCCGGGCGCGTGCGTTCTCGCGCAGCTCCGCGGAGGCGAAAAGACCTTCGGCGGGGGTGTTTTCGTGCGCGGGGGCACTGTCGGCGGAGATCAGCGTGAACCAGGTGTTGCGTTCGGCGACGTTGATCGCGATCTGCCGTGCGGTCTGCGCGGACAGTGTCGCCTCGGCGAACAGCCGCGCCGCGACCGTCGTCGGGTCGACCGCGACGTAGCGGGCCTCGGCCGGGGTGTGCGCCGCCTGCTCCATCAGCAGCATCACCTCGATCATATGTGGCACATACCTCTTCCGGCCCGCGACGAGGTTCGCGAACGTCTCCTCCGCACGCCAGCGGATCCGCCGCAGCTCGGCCGCGGTGGGCACCACATCGGTGAGGACCAGAGCGAAGACCCCGCCCGGTCCGATGGCGTAGGCGTCGAATCGATCCGATCGGCTGTTCTCGCGTTCGACGAGGACATGCCAGCCCTTGCGCATCAGCGGCACCGAGAGGAAGCGCCGCCACGCCGGTGTCAATGCGGCCGGTTCGCCGAGCTGTTGCTCTACCCAGTGGCGACGTTGTTCGAATCCGATATCGGACACCGCGATCCCCCTAACCGGTCCGGCCGGGGCAGGAATACCGGAGGAGGATGCCGCACCCGGCCTACCAAAACCTGTGTCCTACAAGCTATTACATTGTCATGATCGGCGCAGCGAATACGGCGCACGAAGATCGATCATCGAGCTCATCGGGTGCGAATCACGGATCCCGCCGGTCACCGGCGCCACCGTGCCCGTGAGCAGGCCGCTCATCGCACTCGCCCCGCGGGCGGCGGATCCCCTGCGGGCGGTCCTCTCACACACCCCGATACCGCGGCCGCGACCGCGCCACCCACAGTGCGCCGGTGACCGCGCGGTAGCGTGTCGATCCGACAGCCGCGCCGCTGCCGCCCTCTTCTCTCCCCGGAGGTCTGCTTTGACGATATTTCCCGCACCCGGACCCGACCGGCCGGCAGCGGCGCAGACCCGGTACGCACGGTTCGTCGCACTGGGCGACAGCCAGACCGAGGGGCTGTGGGACGGCGATGACGACAGTGGTCTGCGTGGGTGGGCCGATCGGTTCGCCGAACGTCTCGCTCAGGACAATCCCGGAATCCTCTACGCCAACCTCGCGGTGCGCGGGCGCCGGCTCGCCGAGATTCGCGACGAGCAGCTCGACGCCGCCCTCGCCATGCGTCCCGACGTGGTCGGATTCTGCGCCGGTATGAACGATGTCACCGCGCCGGGCGGCGATTTCGCCACCGCGCTCGACGTCATGGAGGAGCTGTACGCGAAACTGACCGCCTGCGGCGCAACGGTTGTCACGACGACCTTTCCCGACGCGCGCCGCATCGTGCCGCTGGCCGCGCGGTTGATCGGGCCGCGCATGGACTTGATCAACGACCGAATCCGATTGTGCGCCACCCGATACGACCTGCGGCTGGTGGATCTGTACAGCGCACCGTCGATGGCCGATCTGCGGATGTGGAGTCCGGATCGGCTGCACGGTTCACAACTGGGCCACGAACGATTCGCCCTGGCCGCCGCCGAGGCGATGCGCCTCGACGGCGCCGACCACAGCTGGGCGCATCCGCCGCAGCACAGCGAGCGTTTCCGCGCCGGATCGACGCTGGGCGAGCTCGGCTGGATGGTGGCGACGGTGCGGCCCTGGCTGTGGCGGCGCGTGCGCGGCGTCTCCACCGGCCACGGCCGGGCCGCGAGACGGGCCGAACTGGGGCCCGTCACCATCGACGCGACCCCGTAGCGGAAATGCTCAGCCGCGCACCCGGTCGATCACCGTCGCGAAGTCCTCGAGCGCCGGTTCCAGGACCGTCACATAGGTGAATCCGAACCGTTCCCGGCGTTCGGCCAGCTGATCGGCCATTTCGGCGGCGGTGCCGATCAGCAGGGTCGGGATCTCCAGCACCTCCTCGGCGCTGAGATGGTTCATCTTCGTGGCGATATCGGCTGCCGCGGACTTGCGATCCGAAGTCACGACCACCTGCTGGATCAGGATGTTGAATTCGGGGTCGCGGCCGTATTCGGCGGTGAAACGCCGTGCCGCCGTAACCCGTTCGTGTACCGAGTCGGCACTGGACAGCCGCATCGAACCGTCGGTGCTGCCAGGTACGGCTTCGCCGCCGGTGAAGGCGATGACGTCGGCGTGGCGGGCCGCCAGGCGCAGCATGCGGTTGCCGTTGCCGCCCAGCAGCAGCGCGGGGCGAGGCTCGGGCAGCAGCCGTTGGAGTTCGGTGAGGGTCCGTTCCAGGTGGTCGACCCGAGTCCGGGGAGTACCGAAATCGATACCGGCCTCCTCGAATTCGGCTCGCACATAACCGGTTCCGAGACCGAGTTCGAGGCGGTCACCGGTGAGCTGTGTGGTGCTGACGACATCGCGGGCCAGCAGGACCGGATTCCAGAAGGCCGCGTTGAGTACGAAGGTGCCCACCCTGGGACGGCCGGTCGCCGCGGCCGCCGCGATCAGCGACGGGAACGGTGCCGGGAGTTCGAGGTGATCGGGAACCTGGAGGACGTCGTAGCCCAGTGATTCGGCCCGCCGGCATTTGGCCGTCCACTCGTCGGCGGAACCGGGGCTGAGGAAATTGACTCCGAAGCGGAAATCGCGCACCACCCGACTCTATACGCGCCGGTCGGCGCACGAGCGGAACGAGGAGTGCGGCGGAACCGGGTCCAGGGCCGGGAACGGTCGCCCACGAGGCGACAATCCGGGCGAACCGCCGGTCCGTCGCTCGATGTAGCCTTCCCTACGCTCAGAGGCGCAGGCGCGCGGCCGACGACCGGCCTACGCTGGGGTCAACGTGATTCGTTCCCCTGGTGAGGCGGTGGCCATGACCGATTTCGATCCCGCGGTGTTCGGGCCCCCGACCGTGCGCGTCGGCACGGCCGAACGGGAGCAGGCCGCGGCCGCACTCGGTGATCACTTCGCCGCCGGACGCCTCGATCTCGACGAATACGACGACCGGGTGAGCCGGGCCTACACGGCGAAGACCACGGGCGATCTGATCGCGCTCTTCGCCGACCTGCCGCGGCCGCAACCCGTGCCACCGGCCCCGCCGCCACGACCGAGCCGGGGGCGGCGCCCGCTGATGCCCGCTCTGCTGCTCGCCACACTGGTCCTCGCGATCGTGGTCGCCGCGACCACTCACATGGTGCCGTTCTTCATCTTCCCGGCGCTGATCTTCCTGGTCATCCACGGTCGCGGCCGATTCGGTCCGCCCGGCTACGGCCGGCGGGGGCGTTACGGGACCTGATCCCGGATCGCACCTGCCCCGCCGCCGGATTTCCCAACGCTGATGAGAGCGCCTGCGGACCCGTGCGAGCATGGCGGCATGGACGACCAGCAGGCCGTATCCACATCGCGAATCGTCGCCGAAGCGGCGGCTGCCGGCCGGCCCAGCCCGGGAGCCACCTCCCCCGAGGCCGCGGCGCCCGCGGACGCCACCATCTGCCCTACCTACGGCTGGACCGGCTGGACGGTCGAACTCTCCCCGCCGCCCGGCGCCCACGACGCCGTGAAACAGCTGACGGAACTGGTCCAGGTGGTATTCCAGGCGATGGTCGACCAACTGGGCGTCGGTGACAAGGCCACCGTGCCCGATGTGAACGAGCTGTTGCGCACTACCGGGCTGTCCGACGCCCTCGACGAGTCCCTGGTTTCGGACGCGCACAGCGCCACCGTCGAGCGCATACGGAATATCAAGAAGGGCTTGATATCTCAGCACGCGGTCATCGCCGCCGGCGTGGCGACGACCGCGAAGGTGGGCACCGCACTCAACCGCGATATCTGGAACGAGGTCGGCGAACTGCGGACCGCTCTGCACGCGGTGGGCACCGGGAAACTGTCCGCGCGAGTCGAAGTGGGCCTGCTCGACCGGCTGCGCACCTCGCTGCGCGAGATGTGGAAGAAATACGACGCCGTCGTCGGCGCGAACAAATCCAACGGCGACGGGATGGGCCCGCTGACACTGGCCGACCTGAAGTCCCTGGTACCGAAAACGACTTCCGGCAGGTTGCGAGAGTATCTGCCGTACCTGAACAAGGCGATGCGGGAAGCGGGCATCACCAACCCGAAACGCGAAGCCGCGTTCCTGGCCCAGGTCATCCACGAAACCGACCAGCTGAAAACCCTCACCGAATACGGTGACGACGACTATTTCGACTCCCGGTACGGTCCGCAGACCTCCGTCGGCCGATCGCTCGGCAATACCCGTCCCGGAGACGGCTCCCGCTACCCCGGGCGCGGCGCCCTGCAGATCACCGGGCGCTCGAACTATCGGGAGGCCGGCAAGGCACTGGGCATCGATCTGGAGGGGCATCCGAAGCAGGCCGCCGATCCGGAGCATGCTTTCGATGTCGCGGCCTGGTACTGGAAATCGCATCATCTCAACGACGACGCCGACAAGTCCGACCTCGACGCGATCACTCGCGAGATCAACGGCGGCAACACCGGTGCGAACGAACGCCGCAGGTACTACGACAAGGCCCGCGAGATCCTCGACGCCGACTGACTCGGCCCCCGGCGCCCGCAGTGGAACGGCCACGACGACGAGCGCCGACACGCCCTGACGAACCGGGCATCCGGACATGCCGCGCGCGCATAGTGACTACATGCCCGCAGCCGACCTCGTCATTCGCGCGAATGTCCTGACCGTCGATGAATCCCGTCCCACGGCCGCGGCCCTGGCGGTGGCCGGCGGCCGCATCGCGGCGGTCGGTTCCACCGCGGAGGTGGACCGATGGATCGGACCCGACACGACGGTTGCCGACCTCGGCGACGCCTGCGTCATGCCCGGTTTCGTCGAAGCACACGGGCACCCGCTGATGGAGGCGGTCGTGCTCTCCGACCGGATCGTCGACATCCGGCCGGTGACGATGCGCGGTGCCGAGGAGGTCGTCGCCGCCGTCGGCCGCGAAATCACCGCGCGCGGATCCGAGGGCGCGTACCTCAATGGCTGGGATCCGCTGCTGCAGGACGGTCTCCCCCAGCCGACACTGTCCTGGCTCGACGAGCTCGCGCCGGATTCACCACTGGTCATCATTCACAACTCGGGCCATCTGGCCTACTTCAACAGCGCCACCGCGCAGCGCTTCGGCCTGACCCGAGACACCCCCGACCCGAAGGGTGCCCGCTACGGCCGCGACGCCGACGGCAACCTCGACGGCACCGCCGAGGAGACCGGGGCCGTCTTCCCCCTGCTGGGTGGAGTCATCGATCCCGAGCAGTACCCCGCGATGCTGCGCGCCGAATGCGCCCGGCTCAATCGGGCCGGGCTCACCACATGTTCGGAGATGGCCTTCGATCCGATATTCCGCCCTGTGCTCGACGTCGTCCACGACGACCTCACCGTGCGGTTGCGCGTCTACGAGATCTCCAACCCGCAGCTGCACACCGACGCGATGCCGGGTTCCGGCGACGATTTGGTGCGCCAGGCCGGGATCAAGATCTGGGTCGACGGATCACCGTGGATCGGCAACATCGACCTCACATTCCCCTATCTGGACACCGCGGCCACCCGCACCATCGGCGTGGCCCCCGGCTCGTGCGGGCATGCCAATTACAGCCGCGCGCAACTGTCGGAGATCGTGGGCTCGTACTTCCCGCGTGGCTGGCAAATGGCATGTCACGTACAGGGCGACGCGGGCGTCGACACCATTCTCGATGTGTATGCCGAAGCGCTCCAAGCCCATCCACGCCACGATCACCGACTGCGCCTCGAACATGTGGGTGCCATTACCGACGCGCAGTTGCGGCGGGCCCGTGACCTCGGCGTCACGTGCAGCATCTTCGTCGACCAGATCCATTACTGGGGCGACATCATCGTCGACGGACTGTTCGGCGCCGAGCACGGATCGCGCTGGATGCCGACGGGGTCGGCGGTGGCGACCGGTATGCGGATCTCCCTGCACAACGATCCGCCCGTCACGCCGGAAGAGCCACTGCGCAATATCGCGGTCGCGGTCACCCGGAGCACTCCCAGCGGCCGGGTCCTGGCTCCCGAGCAGTGCCTGACCGTGGAACAGGCCATCCGCGCGCAAACCCTCGATGCGGCCTGGCAGCTGTTCTCCGACGACATCATCGGCTCACTGGAAGTGGGCAAGTACGCCGATCTCGTTGTCCTGTCCGCCGATCCGCGCACCGTCGCGCCGGCCGATATCGCCGGCCTGGAGGTGCGCGCCACATTCCTGGCCGGGCGCCAGGTGCACGGTCACCCGCTGACCGCCGGGAACCGATGACCGGTTCCCGCCGCGATTCGACATGCGCAATTTCGGTCAAGCGCCGCCTGCCCGCATCCGGCCAGACTGATTCGCGTGACCACCGGACGCGACCGACTACGCGAACTGCTCGACGCCGTTCTCGATGAGAACAACACCACGCTGGGCGCGATGGCACAGGGTGCGTTCGCCTCGCCCTATCACTTCTCCCGCCAGTTCGCCCGGGGCACCGGTGAGTCGCCGGTCGCGATGCGGCGACGGGTGCTGCTCGAGCGGGCCGCCTGGCAGTTGAGCGGCGGAAAGGCGGTCACGGAGGTGGCGTTCGCGGCCGGATACGACTCGGTCGAAGGGTTCAGCCGGGCCTACAGCCGGGCCTTCGGACATCCGCCGAGCGCGACCCCCGCATCGCCACGAGCACGCTGGTTGCCCGCGGTGAACGGGATTCATTTCCATCCACCCATGTCGCTGTGGGTGGAGGGGGAACCGAAAGGCAGACACGATATGGATCCGACTTCCCTGCTGCTGCACCACGACGTCGCCGATACTCGCGAATTACTGGATATGGCAGCCGAACTCGACGACGCGCGATACCGCCGGACCCGAGGCGGCGGCACGGTGCTGCAGTGGGACGGCCCCGAGGAAACGATCGCGGGCGTACTCGGCAATCTGATCTGGACCAAACAGGTCTGGCTGGCGTCGGTCGAAGGCGCCGATCAGCCCGACCGTGGCCCCGACGACATCGCGCACCTGCGCCGGCGCCACGACGAGATCACCCCGCGCTGGCTGGACACGGTCCGCGAGATCGACCGGCGCGGCGGCTGGGGCGACACCCTCATCGACGCGTTGTGCGAACCGCCGGAGAGTTTCGTGCTCGGATCCGTCGTCGCCCACGTTCTCACCTACTCCGCCTATCGACGGCTGCTGGTCCGGCAGTGGATTCGCAGCGAAAACCCCAGCAGTGCACCGCAACACGACCACGGCGACCCGATTATGTGGTTGCGCCGGAGAGGATGACCATGCCCCGCACCGTCTACTACACCGCCACCACTCTCGACGGGTTCATCGCGACCGCCGACCATTCGCTGGACTGGCTGCTCACCCGGGACAACGACGGCGATGGGCCGATGGGCTACGACGACTTCATCGCCGAGATCGGCGCCCTCGCCATGGGCGCGAGCACCTATCGGTGGCTGCTCGACAATCATCCGGATATGGAGTGGCCGTATGCGATGCCCGCGTGGGTGTTCACGCACCGCACCTTCGCACCGCGGACCGATGGCGCGGATGTCCGGTTCACCCACGACCCGGTTCCGGTCGTGCACGCGGAGATGACGGCCGCGGCCGGCGGCAAGAACATCTGGATCGTCGGCGGTGGTGATCTGGCCGGGCAGTTCGCCGACCACGGACTGCTCGACCAGATCTGTGTGTCGATCGCACCGGTCACCCTGGGCTCGGGACGGCCGCTACTGCCGCGCCGGGTCGAGCTGACCTTGACCGAACTGGCACGCAACGGTGAATTCGCCTGTGCTCGTTTCGATGTCGTGCGACCGGGCTGAACGACCTCCCTCAGCGCGGCGGCGGAAGGACCGTGCCGTCGGGGCCGTGCGGCGCGGGGCAGGGCCGACCGGATGACCGCGGAACTCGAGAGACCGTTCCCACCGGTGGATCGCGCCTCAGGCCACGGTGAACCCGCCGTCGACCGGCAGGACCGCACCGGTCACGTAGTCGGCCCCGATCACGTAGCGGATCGCGTCGGCGACCTCGGCCGGGGTGCCCACCCGCCCGGCGGGCACCGACTGCGCGGCGACGCCGAACTGGGCGGCACGGTCCTGCGGTGACAGAAAAGGCCACCACGCGCGATCGCCAGAGGGGGGTCGCCGCGGATATCGACCCGGATCTGATACTCGACGTCGTGTATGGGGTGCTGTGGTACCGGCTCCTGCTCGACCATGCGCCGCTGGATGCCGAATCCGGAAGGCAAGTGGCGGATTTCGTGGTGCGCGCCGTGCGGTGATCGAGCCCGGGCACCCGATGGACACTCCACCCGGCGACAGCGATCCCCGCTGGGCACGCCCGCGCGCACGACGTGACGGCTTCCTCGGCCGTCGTGCGCGCGGGATGACCGCGTTACGCGCCGGGCGGCGGAGGCAGTGGCTTACCGTCGGGGCCGGCCGGCGGCGGGCACGGCTTACCGTCGGCACCGGTGGGCGGAGGCAGCGGCTTACCGTCCACACCCCGCGGCGGGGGCAGCGGCCGGCCGTCGGGACCGGTCGGCGGCGGCGGGCAGCCGTTCGACGCCGCCGGGTCGAGGGCCTGGTGCCGGGCGGGAGCCAGGGGCGCGGCCGCTGCCTGCCCGGCCATCGCCAGGCCGAATCCCGCGATCGCCGCGGCGGCGAGCAGTGTGGCAGTGGAACGTCTCATGCCGATTCCTTGTCTCGAAAGGTGATGTCCGTCATGGGATTGGACGTTCCCGCGCCGCCACGGTTCCCCGAATACCGTGATGTGATCCACGTCATAACCGGCCTCGCTCACTCCCCCACACGGACGGCG
The genomic region above belongs to Nocardia spumae and contains:
- a CDS encoding helix-turn-helix domain-containing protein is translated as MTTGRDRLRELLDAVLDENNTTLGAMAQGAFASPYHFSRQFARGTGESPVAMRRRVLLERAAWQLSGGKAVTEVAFAAGYDSVEGFSRAYSRAFGHPPSATPASPRARWLPAVNGIHFHPPMSLWVEGEPKGRHDMDPTSLLLHHDVADTRELLDMAAELDDARYRRTRGGGTVLQWDGPEETIAGVLGNLIWTKQVWLASVEGADQPDRGPDDIAHLRRRHDEITPRWLDTVREIDRRGGWGDTLIDALCEPPESFVLGSVVAHVLTYSAYRRLLVRQWIRSENPSSAPQHDHGDPIMWLRRRG
- a CDS encoding dihydrofolate reductase family protein; protein product: MPRTVYYTATTLDGFIATADHSLDWLLTRDNDGDGPMGYDDFIAEIGALAMGASTYRWLLDNHPDMEWPYAMPAWVFTHRTFAPRTDGADVRFTHDPVPVVHAEMTAAAGGKNIWIVGGGDLAGQFADHGLLDQICVSIAPVTLGSGRPLLPRRVELTLTELARNGEFACARFDVVRPG